The proteins below are encoded in one region of Winogradskyella helgolandensis:
- a CDS encoding isoprenyl transferase — translation MSLREQINTKKLPAHLAVIMDGNGRWAKQQGLLRVVGHENGTKSVRQTVEACAELGIKNLTLYAFSTENWNRPKLEVQTLMKLLVKSLKKEMKTFEDNNIKLCAIGNLNDLPKKAHKELLDVIEKTKNNTNMTLTLALSYGSREEIVNVIKELSVKVKNNIISSESIDESIINKHLYTHNLPDVDLLIRTSGEQRISNFLLWQIAYAELYFTDVLWPDFTKENLYEALINYQNRERRFGKTSEQLT, via the coding sequence ATGAGTTTAAGAGAACAAATAAATACTAAGAAACTTCCTGCCCATCTTGCAGTTATTATGGATGGCAACGGTCGTTGGGCAAAACAACAAGGCTTGTTGCGAGTTGTCGGTCATGAAAACGGAACCAAATCAGTAAGGCAAACCGTTGAGGCTTGTGCAGAATTGGGTATTAAGAACTTAACGCTTTATGCATTTTCTACTGAAAACTGGAATAGACCAAAATTAGAGGTTCAAACCTTAATGAAACTTTTGGTAAAGTCCTTAAAAAAGGAAATGAAAACATTTGAAGACAACAATATCAAATTGTGTGCTATTGGAAATTTAAACGATTTACCAAAGAAGGCACACAAAGAACTATTAGATGTTATTGAAAAAACAAAAAATAATACAAACATGACATTAACGTTAGCCTTGAGCTACGGTTCTCGTGAAGAAATTGTTAATGTTATTAAAGAATTGTCAGTTAAAGTTAAAAATAATATAATTTCTTCTGAAAGTATTGACGAATCAATTATTAATAAGCATCTTTACACGCACAATTTACCAGATGTAGACTTACTTATACGCACAAGCGGAGAGCAACGTATTAGTAACTTTTTACTATGGCAAATAGCCTATGCTGAACTATATTTTACAGATGTTTTATGGCCGGATTTTACGAAAGAAAATCTATATGAGGCACTCATAAACTATCAAAACAGAGAACGAAGATTTGGAAAAACAAGCGAACAACTTACCTAA
- a CDS encoding CBS domain-containing protein: MELQDYIINDIKPISITDKISDLKLLFNQLTYSHIPIERDGVYMGCISETDAHCFDGAITISDCNYAIEGFFVRLTTNWLDVLEAFAQNDSNIMPVLDPNNKYLGYYELNDIIHLFNETPFFSEPGGILIVEKGVNDYSFSEISQIVESNDSKLLGAFISKMEGDLARITLKISNTSLNDIIQSFRRYSYNIVSGHEDDSYLETLKERSQYLDKYLNM, from the coding sequence ATGGAGCTTCAAGACTATATAATAAACGACATAAAACCTATAAGTATAACGGATAAAATTAGTGATTTAAAATTACTGTTTAATCAGTTAACCTATTCTCATATTCCTATTGAAAGGGACGGAGTTTATATGGGTTGTATTTCTGAAACGGATGCACATTGTTTTGATGGCGCAATAACCATAAGCGATTGTAATTATGCTATTGAAGGTTTTTTTGTTAGACTAACTACTAATTGGTTAGATGTTTTAGAAGCATTTGCGCAAAACGATTCTAACATAATGCCGGTTTTGGATCCTAATAATAAATATTTGGGTTATTACGAGTTAAATGATATTATACACCTCTTTAATGAAACCCCTTTCTTTTCTGAGCCAGGAGGTATTTTAATTGTTGAAAAAGGTGTCAATGATTATTCCTTTAGTGAGATTAGTCAGATTGTTGAATCTAATGATTCGAAGCTTTTAGGCGCATTTATTTCTAAAATGGAAGGTGATTTAGCAAGAATCACACTAAAAATAAGTAATACAAGTCTTAATGATATTATTCAATCATTTAGACGCTATAGTTATAATATTGTGTCTGGTCATGAAGATGATTCTTATCTTGAAACTTTAAAGGAGCGTTCACAGTACCTCGATAAATATCTAAACATGTAA
- a CDS encoding NAD kinase — MKVAIYGQNYLKEITQQAVEKLIDVLLEKEAEIYVEEDFLVTQFQNVKDSPHINTFHTLDDSFNLLISVGGDGTILRAITYVRDLNIPVVGINTGRLGFLATIQIDDIQSALTEIFNGEYKISERTLLSVSTDPEHQDVVNTHFALNEIAISRKNTTSMITIETHLDDEFLTTYWADGLILSTPTGSTGYSLSCGGPVIAPNAKNFVLTTIAPHNLSARPLVLPDSKTVTLRVNGREDQFLMSLDSRIVTLSNTTTVTVKKADFVIKMVELLDESFLATLRKKLLWGEDRRN; from the coding sequence ATGAAAGTTGCCATTTACGGTCAGAATTACTTAAAAGAAATTACTCAGCAGGCCGTTGAGAAATTAATTGATGTTTTATTAGAGAAGGAGGCCGAAATTTATGTTGAAGAAGATTTTTTAGTCACACAGTTTCAAAATGTAAAAGACAGTCCTCATATTAATACGTTTCATACGTTAGACGATAGTTTTAATTTATTGATCAGTGTTGGAGGTGATGGTACTATTTTAAGAGCCATTACTTATGTTAGAGATTTAAATATTCCTGTTGTGGGAATAAATACAGGGAGATTAGGCTTTTTAGCAACCATTCAAATTGATGATATTCAGTCGGCACTAACCGAGATTTTTAATGGAGAATACAAAATTTCTGAACGTACGTTACTTAGCGTTTCAACAGATCCAGAACATCAGGATGTTGTAAATACACATTTTGCGCTGAATGAAATTGCTATCAGTAGAAAAAACACCACGTCCATGATTACGATTGAAACCCACCTCGATGATGAGTTTTTAACCACGTATTGGGCTGATGGACTTATTTTGTCTACTCCAACAGGTTCTACAGGGTATTCATTAAGTTGCGGTGGACCTGTTATCGCTCCAAACGCAAAAAACTTTGTGTTAACTACCATAGCACCTCATAATTTAAGTGCTAGACCTTTAGTGTTGCCCGATAGCAAAACGGTTACACTTAGAGTTAATGGTAGAGAGGATCAATTTTTAATGTCTTTAGATTCGCGAATAGTGACGCTTTCAAATACAACAACAGTTACTGTAAAGAAAGCTGATTTTGTAATAAAGATGGTAGAGCTTTTAGACGAATCCTTCTTAGCAACCCTTCGTAAAAAATTACTTTGGGGAGAAGATCGTCGTAACTAA
- a CDS encoding alpha/beta fold hydrolase: protein MQLHSNIIGEGKPFIILHGFLGMGDNWKTLAKQFSESNFEVHLVDQRNHGRSFHSEEFDYEVMAEDLKHYCDDHNLRDIVLLGHSMGGKTAMLFAAKYPELVRKLIVADISPRYYPVHHDAILEGLSSLDFSELKTRGEADKALSHYINEAGIRMFLLKNLYWVNKGQLGLRINLEVLKENISEVGEALPIHATFEKDTLFLRGDRSEYIGEADEAIIHRHFPNSEIITISNAGHWLHAENPKDFYDSVMNFI from the coding sequence ATGCAACTACACTCAAACATTATAGGAGAAGGCAAACCATTCATCATCTTACACGGATTTCTTGGTATGGGAGATAATTGGAAAACCTTAGCCAAACAATTTTCTGAATCTAATTTTGAAGTTCATCTCGTAGACCAACGAAATCATGGTCGTAGTTTTCATTCGGAAGAATTTGACTATGAAGTCATGGCTGAAGACTTAAAACACTATTGTGATGATCATAATTTAAGAGATATTGTTTTATTAGGTCATTCCATGGGAGGAAAAACAGCGATGTTATTTGCTGCAAAATATCCAGAATTGGTAAGAAAACTTATCGTTGCAGATATTTCTCCGCGTTACTACCCTGTGCATCATGATGCTATTTTAGAAGGTTTAAGTAGTTTGGATTTTTCAGAATTAAAAACTAGAGGGGAAGCAGACAAAGCGTTGAGTCATTATATTAATGAAGCCGGAATTAGAATGTTTTTACTCAAAAATTTATATTGGGTAAACAAAGGACAACTAGGATTAAGAATAAACCTCGAGGTTTTAAAAGAAAATATTTCAGAAGTTGGAGAAGCACTTCCCATACATGCCACCTTTGAAAAAGACACTTTGTTTTTACGTGGAGACCGTTCAGAGTATATTGGCGAAGCTGATGAAGCTATTATTCATAGACATTTTCCAAATTCTGAAATTATCACTATTTCAAATGCAGGCCATTGGTTACATGCCGAAAACCCTAAGGATTTTTATGATTCTGTAATGAATTTTATTTAA
- a CDS encoding energy transducer TonB, translating into MKYLIVITLCLFSFQFSMAQDTPDGPYQDYYDSGELKEEGQYKNNKRIGQWKMYYRNGQVSKVFSYNDGKYNNTSITYYDNGTISNKTELEDGVYVTFGYYKNGNLDYKRQDESGYFKSYYESGAKEIEANYFEFDLVGEWKKYYENGKLEWLVTYKEGYRHGSYKKYDENGNLILEGTNLKDKVSGEEKRYLPSNILEWKGNYSKGVLDGTWIKYNQKGKKIEKIKFKQGISSKPEYNNIFKPTIVADGVIERVPIYPGCEEMLTNKTRKQCMNINVNQFIGKNFNTDLALNLNLIGRQRITLQFKIDKTGQVIEAKAKAPHPGLAKEAVRVINLLPTVEPAYQRDKPVIIPYSIPIVFQVQK; encoded by the coding sequence ATGAAATATCTAATTGTAATTACGCTTTGCTTATTTAGCTTTCAATTTTCAATGGCTCAAGACACACCAGATGGACCATATCAAGACTATTACGATTCCGGAGAACTTAAAGAAGAAGGGCAATACAAAAATAATAAACGTATTGGTCAGTGGAAAATGTATTACAGAAACGGACAAGTTTCAAAAGTATTCAGCTATAATGACGGCAAATATAACAATACATCAATTACATACTACGACAATGGCACCATAAGCAATAAGACGGAATTAGAGGATGGTGTTTATGTTACATTCGGGTATTATAAAAACGGTAACTTAGATTATAAAAGACAAGATGAATCGGGCTATTTTAAAAGTTATTATGAAAGCGGCGCCAAAGAAATAGAAGCTAATTATTTTGAATTTGATTTAGTTGGGGAATGGAAAAAATACTACGAAAACGGTAAACTTGAATGGCTCGTCACTTATAAAGAAGGCTATAGACATGGTTCTTATAAAAAATATGACGAAAATGGCAACTTAATACTTGAAGGCACTAACCTTAAAGATAAGGTAAGTGGTGAGGAGAAAAGATATTTACCAAGCAACATATTAGAATGGAAAGGGAATTATTCTAAAGGTGTTCTAGATGGCACATGGATTAAATACAATCAAAAAGGGAAGAAAATTGAAAAGATTAAATTTAAACAAGGCATCTCCTCAAAACCTGAATATAACAATATTTTTAAACCAACTATCGTCGCAGATGGTGTCATAGAACGCGTACCTATTTATCCAGGCTGTGAAGAAATGCTGACCAATAAAACAAGAAAACAATGCATGAATATCAATGTAAATCAGTTTATTGGTAAAAATTTTAATACGGACTTAGCATTAAATTTAAATTTAATAGGAAGACAGAGAATTACACTTCAATTTAAAATAGATAAAACAGGACAAGTAATAGAAGCCAAAGCAAAAGCACCACATCCTGGTTTGGCTAAAGAAGCTGTAAGAGTAATTAACCTATTACCAACCGTGGAGCCTGCATACCAAAGAGACAAACCCGTTATCATCCCGTACTCAATACCAATTGTTTTTCAAGTTCAGAAATAA
- a CDS encoding phage holin family protein yields MNIILRLLLNALAVFILANILSGVTVDGYVGAIIVAVVLAILNLLVKPILVILTIPVTIVTLGLFLLVINALIILLASNLIDGFSVSGFWTALLFSILLSILQSLLQSFLKEDKK; encoded by the coding sequence ATGAATATCATCCTAAGACTATTACTAAACGCATTAGCCGTTTTTATTTTAGCAAACATACTTAGTGGAGTTACTGTTGACGGCTATGTTGGAGCCATTATAGTTGCTGTAGTTTTAGCAATTCTAAATTTGTTAGTAAAACCAATACTAGTAATTCTAACCATACCAGTGACCATTGTAACATTAGGACTTTTTCTATTAGTCATCAATGCGCTAATTATATTATTAGCAAGTAATCTTATCGATGGATTTAGCGTCTCTGGCTTTTGGACCGCATTGCTTTTTAGTATTCTTTTATCCATTTTACAATCGTTATTACAATCGTTCTTAAAAGAGGATAAAAAGTAG
- the tig gene encoding trigger factor: MNITRENIDALNAIVKVDIAKEDYSDKVEKILVDYRKSANIPGFRKGHVPMGMVKKQYGKAVLVDEVNKLLQDALGKYLVEEKLDVLGNPLPKAQDDLNWDAEAFTFEFELGLAPKFDVDLKSKKAITHYNIVADDKMIDDQIVHIQKQYGKIVSQKEVTKDSEITGTFTNEEKEIDNSTMLTLDKLKGKTNPKKFIGAKVGDVITLKTKGLFNDDHDLMTFLKVSHDDAHGLDIEVNFTITEINERELADLDQELFDKLFGKGIVTSVTELKDKIKEDSEKQFSQQGDQKLLNDVTESLVENTKFDLPASFLQKWMQNAGEEQMTEEQAKEEYEKSEKSMRYQLIEGKLMTDHKLQVQFEELKSYAMEMIKGQMAQFGQMNPSDKELEDIAARILGNQDEVKRMSEQLMSQKLLNLYKTEANIKTKDITYDDFVKEFYS, encoded by the coding sequence ATGAATATTACAAGAGAAAATATCGATGCATTAAATGCAATTGTAAAAGTGGACATCGCTAAAGAGGATTACAGCGATAAAGTAGAGAAAATCTTGGTAGATTACCGTAAGTCTGCTAACATTCCTGGTTTTAGAAAAGGTCATGTACCAATGGGAATGGTAAAGAAGCAATATGGTAAAGCCGTATTGGTAGATGAAGTAAACAAATTACTACAAGATGCTCTTGGAAAGTATTTAGTTGAAGAAAAATTAGATGTTTTAGGTAATCCATTACCAAAAGCACAAGATGATTTAAACTGGGATGCAGAAGCATTTACGTTTGAATTCGAATTAGGTTTAGCACCAAAATTTGATGTAGACTTAAAAAGCAAAAAAGCAATAACACATTATAATATTGTGGCTGATGACAAAATGATTGATGATCAGATTGTTCATATCCAAAAACAATATGGTAAAATCGTTTCTCAAAAGGAAGTAACAAAAGATTCTGAAATCACAGGAACTTTTACTAACGAGGAAAAAGAAATCGATAATTCTACAATGTTAACTTTAGATAAATTAAAAGGAAAAACAAATCCTAAGAAATTTATTGGAGCTAAAGTTGGTGATGTAATTACATTGAAAACTAAAGGCTTATTTAACGACGATCACGATTTAATGACGTTTTTAAAAGTATCTCATGATGATGCTCATGGTTTAGATATTGAAGTGAATTTTACAATTACTGAAATTAACGAACGTGAATTAGCCGATTTAGATCAAGAGTTATTCGATAAGCTATTCGGAAAAGGTATTGTTACTTCTGTAACAGAATTGAAAGATAAAATCAAAGAAGATTCAGAAAAGCAATTTTCACAACAAGGTGACCAGAAGTTATTAAATGATGTTACTGAGAGTTTAGTTGAGAATACTAAATTCGATTTACCAGCAAGTTTCTTACAGAAATGGATGCAAAATGCAGGTGAAGAGCAAATGACAGAAGAGCAAGCTAAAGAAGAATACGAAAAGTCTGAAAAAAGCATGCGTTACCAACTTATTGAAGGTAAATTAATGACAGATCATAAACTTCAAGTTCAGTTTGAAGAATTGAAATCTTACGCTATGGAAATGATTAAGGGTCAGATGGCACAGTTTGGTCAAATGAATCCTTCAGACAAGGAATTAGAAGACATTGCAGCACGTATCTTAGGAAACCAAGACGAAGTTAAACGTATGTCTGAACAATTAATGAGTCAGAAATTATTAAACTTATATAAGACTGAAGCCAATATTAAAACAAAAGACATCACTTATGATGATTTTGTAAAAGAATTCTATAGTTAA
- the porG gene encoding type IX secretion system protein PorG, translated as MRYFFLIFLCVFITNNVDAQIYEVGVYAGGSNFIGDVGATDYISPNQLAFGVLAKWNRSERHSFRASVIFSDLEGIDAKSDDPRRKERGYEFNTSIIEISLGMEFTFLEFDLHTIGTKGTPYLYSGITLTNHDNYYYSTIGEYTSENTNSWAFGIPMVLGYKTNITNQMVLAAEIGARYTFSDELDGSVPDSEDRDALSFGNTNNNDWYMFTGITLTYTFGRRPCYCNF; from the coding sequence ATGAGATATTTTTTTCTAATTTTTTTATGCGTTTTTATCACCAATAACGTTGATGCTCAAATTTATGAAGTTGGCGTATATGCAGGTGGAAGTAACTTTATTGGAGATGTTGGTGCTACAGATTACATTTCGCCAAATCAATTAGCATTTGGTGTTTTAGCAAAATGGAACAGAAGTGAAAGGCACTCATTTAGAGCTTCGGTAATTTTTTCAGATTTAGAAGGGATCGATGCAAAATCAGATGACCCAAGAAGAAAAGAGCGTGGTTACGAGTTTAATACTAGTATAATTGAGATTTCATTAGGTATGGAATTTACGTTTTTAGAATTCGACCTTCATACTATAGGTACAAAAGGAACACCTTATTTATATTCTGGTATCACACTTACCAATCACGATAATTATTATTATTCAACTATTGGTGAGTATACATCAGAAAACACAAATAGTTGGGCATTCGGTATTCCTATGGTATTAGGCTATAAAACAAACATAACTAACCAGATGGTTTTAGCTGCAGAAATTGGAGCACGTTATACGTTTTCTGATGAATTAGACGGAAGTGTGCCAGATTCTGAAGACAGAGATGCGTTAAGTTTCGGTAATACTAATAATAACGATTGGTATATGTTTACCGGAATTACATTAACTTACACTTTTGGTAGAAGACCTTGCTATTGCAATTTTTAA
- a CDS encoding pyridoxine 5'-phosphate synthase, protein MTKLSVNINKIATLRNSRGGDTPNVVQFAKDVQRFGAEGVTIHPRPDERHIRYQDAYDLKSEVYTEYNIEGNPIPKFVDMVLNIKPTQVTLVPDSVDAITSNAGWDTIKHKDFLIEVIKEFKANGIRTSIFVDPDLHQIEGAKATGTDRIELYTEAFAHQYSLGNENAIKPYMECAGLANTLQLGINAGHDLSLDNIAFFKENITGLLEVSIGHALIAESLYMGVENVIGKYLEKLK, encoded by the coding sequence ATGACAAAGTTAAGTGTTAATATAAATAAGATTGCAACGTTAAGAAATAGTCGCGGAGGCGACACACCTAATGTAGTGCAGTTTGCAAAAGATGTTCAGCGTTTTGGAGCGGAAGGAGTCACAATTCACCCAAGGCCAGACGAAAGACACATTCGCTACCAAGATGCCTACGATTTAAAATCTGAAGTATATACGGAGTATAATATAGAAGGTAATCCCATTCCTAAGTTTGTAGATATGGTTTTAAATATTAAACCGACTCAAGTGACTTTAGTACCCGATTCTGTTGATGCCATTACATCTAATGCTGGATGGGACACTATAAAACATAAAGATTTTTTAATTGAAGTAATTAAAGAATTTAAAGCTAATGGTATTAGAACTTCCATATTTGTAGATCCAGATTTGCATCAAATTGAAGGTGCAAAAGCCACAGGAACTGACCGCATAGAATTGTATACAGAAGCCTTTGCTCATCAATATAGTTTAGGAAATGAAAATGCCATAAAACCTTATATGGAATGTGCAGGCTTAGCCAATACTTTACAATTAGGCATTAATGCCGGTCATGATTTATCCTTAGACAACATCGCTTTCTTTAAAGAAAATATTACGGGCTTATTAGAAGTATCTATAGGACACGCACTAATTGCTGAAAGCCTATATATGGGAGTTGAGAATGTGATTGGAAAGTATTTAGAAAAGCTTAAATAA
- a CDS encoding ClpP family protease — translation MDYGKEFEKFAIKDQGINSNYYSKIIESMYPSNMTPNIIEERQMNIAVFDVFSRLMMDRIIFLGTGVNDQVANIIQAQLLFLQSTDASKDIQIYINSPGGSVYAGLGIYDTMQFVKPDVATICTGIAASMAAVLLCAGAEGKRSALTHSRVMIHQVSSGTQGQLSDMQIALKETIRVKEELYAVIAKHTGKTVEQVEKDSDRDYWMRSQEALDYGMIDEVLKRK, via the coding sequence ATGGATTACGGAAAAGAATTTGAAAAATTTGCAATAAAAGATCAAGGTATCAATAGTAATTACTATTCTAAGATCATAGAAAGTATGTATCCTTCAAATATGACACCGAATATTATTGAAGAACGTCAGATGAATATCGCCGTTTTTGATGTATTCTCTCGTCTAATGATGGATCGTATTATATTTTTAGGCACAGGTGTTAATGACCAAGTGGCCAATATTATACAAGCACAATTACTATTTTTACAAAGTACAGATGCTTCAAAAGACATTCAAATTTACATTAACTCTCCAGGAGGTTCAGTATACGCTGGCTTAGGTATTTATGATACGATGCAATTCGTTAAGCCAGATGTCGCTACAATTTGTACAGGTATTGCTGCTTCAATGGCAGCAGTATTATTATGTGCAGGTGCAGAAGGAAAACGCTCTGCCTTAACACATTCTCGTGTTATGATTCACCAAGTAAGTAGTGGAACTCAAGGGCAGTTAAGCGATATGCAAATTGCATTAAAGGAAACTATTAGAGTTAAAGAAGAATTATATGCCGTTATTGCTAAACATACTGGCAAAACAGTAGAGCAAGTTGAAAAAGATTCTGATAGAGATTATTGGATGCGTTCTCAAGAAGCTTTAGACTACGGAATGATTGACGAAGTATTAAAGAGAAAGTAA